The following proteins are co-located in the Gossypium hirsutum isolate 1008001.06 chromosome A02, Gossypium_hirsutum_v2.1, whole genome shotgun sequence genome:
- the LOC107927497 gene encoding probable tRNA N6-adenosine threonylcarbamoyltransferase: MKKKMIAIGFEGSANKIGIGVVTLDGTILSNPRHTYITPPGQGFLPRETAQHHLQHVLPLVKSALKTAEITPDEIDCICYTKGPGMGAPLQVSAIVVRILSLLWKKPVVAVNHCVAHIEMGRIVTGADDPVVLYVSGGNTQVIAYSEGRYRIFGETIDIAVGNCLDRFARVLTLSNDPSPGYNIEQLAKKGEKFIDLPYVVKGMDVSFSGILSYIEATAEEKLKNNECTPADLCYSLQETLFAMLVEITERAMAHCDSKDVLIVGGVGCNERLQEMMRIMCSERGGRLFATDDRYCIDNGAMIAYTGLLAFAHGYSTPLEESTFTQRFRTDEVHAIWREKQELGDLSALLE, from the exons atgaagaagaaaatgatagcTATTGGTTTCGAAGGATCAGCCAACAAAATCGGTATTGGTGTTGTAACATTAGACGGCACCATTTTATCGAACCCACGTCACACCTACATTACTCCACCCGGCCAAGGTTTCCTTCCACGTGAAACTGCTCAACACCATCTCCAACATGTGCTCCCATTGGTTAAATCGGCTTTAAAAACAGCTGAGATTACCCCCGATGAAATCGACTGTATTTGTTACACTAAGGGTCCGGGTATGGGTGCACCATTACAAGTGTCCGCAATTGTCGTTCGGATTCTTTCACTGCTATGGAAGAAGCCCGTTGTTGCGGTTAATCACTGTGTTGCGCATATTGAGATGGGAAGGATTGTTACTGGGGCCGATGATCCTGTTGTGTTGTATGTTAGCGGTGGGAATACTCAGGTTATTGCGTATAGTGAAGGACGATATAGAATCTTCGGAGAGACTATTGATATTGCTGTTGGGAATTGCTTGGATCGGTTTGCTCGTGTTTTAACCCTTTCGAACGATCCAAGTCCTGGATATAACATCGAGCAG CTAGCAAAGAAAGGTGAAAAATTTATCGATCTTCCATACGTGGTCAAAGGGATGGATGTTTCATTTAGTGGAATATTGAGCTACATCGAAGCTACTGCCGAGGAGAAGCTAAAAAATAACGAATGCACCCCTGCGGATTTATGCTACTCCCTTCAG GAAACTCTATTTGCAATGCTTGTGGAGATTACGGAACGAGCAATGGCTCATTGTGACTCGAAAGATGTTCTTATTGTTGGTGGTGTGGGTTGCAATGAGCGGTTACAAGAGATGATGCGAATAATGTGTTCCGAACGAGGTGGGAGATTGTTTGCAACTGATGACAGGTACTGCATCGACAATGGAGCGATGATAGCATATACAGGTCTCCTTGCCTTTGCTCATGGGTACTCAACACCACTCGAGGAATCAACATTCACCCAACGGTTTCGTACTGATGAGGTGCACGCAATCTGGAGAGAGAAACAAGAGTTGGGTGACTTGAGTGCTCTTCTGGAATGA